A window of the Astyanax mexicanus isolate ESR-SI-001 chromosome 22, AstMex3_surface, whole genome shotgun sequence genome harbors these coding sequences:
- the edf1 gene encoding endothelial differentiation-related factor 1 homolog, whose amino-acid sequence MAESDWDTVTVLRKKGSAAQSKSKQAVTAAQRRGEDVETTKKWAAGQNKQHVVTKNTAKLDRETEELHHDRVPLEVGKVIQQGRQAKGLTQKDLATKINEKPQVIADYECGKAIPNNQVMGKIERAIGLRLRGREIGQAFEVLPKKK is encoded by the exons ATGGCAGAGAGTGACTGGGATACGGTGACCGTGTTGAGGAAGAAGGGATCCGCCGCGCAGTCCAAGTCCAAACAG GCTGTAACTGCTGCCCAGAGACGAGGAGAAGATGTTGAAACTACAAAGAAGT GGGCTGCTGGTCAGAATAAGCAGCATGTTGTAACTAAGAACACAGCCAAACTAGACAGGGAAACAGAGGAGCTCCATCACGATCGAGTGCCTCTGGAGGTCGGCAAGGTCATTCAGCAAGGCCGACAAGCTAAGGGCTTAACTCAGAAGGACCTGGCCACT AAAATTAACGAGAAACCCCAAGTCATCGCAGATTATGAATGTGGCAAGGCCATTCCCAACAATCAAGTAATGGGAAAAATTGAGAGAGCAATTG GACTTCGACTGCGTGGAAGGGAAATTGGGCAAGCTTTTGAAGTATTGCCTAAGAAGAAATGA